A portion of the Acidisarcina polymorpha genome contains these proteins:
- a CDS encoding beta-ketoacyl-ACP synthase III, whose product MFSASGESQLSQTGRVSRRAKISALGTYVPPKVLTNFDLEKIIDTSDQWIVDRVGIRERHIAEKDVVTSDLAVEAATRCLSSRGIAASEVELIIVATVTPDMLFPATACLVQDKLGAHGAWGFDLSAACSGFVYALQVGAKFVESGAHSKVLVIGADKMSSILDYSDRTTCILFGDGAGAVLIEPAEEGETGMIDYLHEIDGSGGHSLYMPGGGSLNPPSLETIAQRMHYVHQDGQAVYKYAVRKMMETCESLLKRNNIQISDLKRFIPHQANKRIIQACAERLGLSDDQVVINIDRYGNTTAATIPLAMDTARNSDRLNKGDLILIASVGAGFTVGASLLRWEF is encoded by the coding sequence ATGTTTTCAGCAAGTGGAGAATCTCAATTGAGCCAAACCGGCCGCGTGTCCCGACGCGCGAAAATCAGTGCCCTTGGCACCTATGTCCCCCCCAAAGTTCTAACCAATTTTGACCTCGAAAAGATCATCGATACCTCCGACCAGTGGATCGTGGATCGAGTCGGCATCCGTGAACGCCACATCGCCGAAAAAGATGTTGTCACCAGTGACCTGGCAGTTGAAGCGGCTACTCGATGCCTGTCTTCGCGGGGCATCGCCGCTTCGGAGGTTGAACTCATCATCGTCGCGACCGTCACCCCCGACATGCTTTTTCCCGCGACCGCCTGCTTGGTTCAAGACAAGCTCGGTGCTCACGGGGCCTGGGGCTTCGACCTCTCGGCGGCCTGCTCGGGCTTTGTCTACGCGCTCCAGGTAGGTGCAAAGTTCGTCGAATCCGGTGCTCACTCAAAGGTGCTGGTCATTGGAGCGGACAAGATGTCGTCGATCCTGGATTATAGCGATCGCACGACCTGCATCCTCTTCGGGGACGGTGCTGGAGCGGTTCTCATCGAGCCGGCTGAAGAGGGCGAAACCGGCATGATCGATTACTTACATGAGATCGACGGCTCCGGCGGCCACTCGCTTTATATGCCGGGCGGTGGCAGTCTGAACCCGCCATCGCTGGAGACCATCGCGCAGAGAATGCACTACGTCCACCAGGACGGACAAGCAGTGTATAAGTATGCCGTCCGCAAAATGATGGAGACATGCGAGAGTCTGCTCAAGCGAAACAACATCCAAATCTCCGATCTCAAGCGCTTTATTCCTCACCAGGCCAATAAACGAATCATTCAGGCATGCGCCGAACGATTGGGTCTCAGCGACGATCAGGTGGTCATCAACATCGATCGATACGGCAACACTACCGCCGCGACCATCCCGCTCGCGATGGATACTGCGCGCAACAGCGATCGACTAAACAAGGGCGACCTGATCCTCATCGCTTCCGTCGGTGCCGGCTTTACGGTAGGCGCTTCACTACTCCGGTGGGAGTTTTAA
- a CDS encoding DedA family protein, translating to MAALQKIASATARHTAKRTRRSVLPHWLTHLGGLGLFAVAIFDSSPIPLPLPGSTDLLLLLLVSHHGNPFLLAACAITGSAIGGYITWSAGKKGGEALLQRSVPKRFRARIEHWTDNHSMLSVMVPALLPPPIPLTPFLLAAGALGVSRRRFLVSYNAARLIRYSLVSWAAVTYGRKVVSWWTKNLAEWSGVIGWSFAGLMVAGVIYGIWQYRRQTYDASGKRTMPQEAQA from the coding sequence ATGGCAGCCCTTCAAAAAATTGCTTCAGCGACTGCGAGGCATACTGCTAAGCGGACCCGTCGTTCGGTGCTGCCGCACTGGCTGACCCATTTGGGCGGACTGGGACTTTTCGCGGTAGCGATTTTCGACTCATCCCCCATCCCGTTGCCGCTACCCGGCAGCACCGATCTGCTGTTGTTGCTGCTGGTCTCTCACCATGGCAATCCCTTTCTGCTCGCTGCTTGTGCCATCACGGGAAGCGCGATCGGGGGCTACATCACCTGGAGCGCCGGCAAAAAGGGAGGCGAAGCATTGTTGCAGCGATCCGTGCCCAAACGTTTTCGCGCGCGCATCGAGCACTGGACCGATAACCACTCCATGTTGTCAGTGATGGTCCCGGCCTTGCTGCCGCCGCCTATTCCGCTGACTCCTTTTCTGCTGGCTGCAGGGGCGCTTGGGGTCTCGAGGCGGCGGTTTCTTGTCTCCTACAATGCTGCGCGCTTGATCCGCTATAGCTTGGTAAGCTGGGCAGCTGTCACCTACGGGCGAAAGGTCGTCAGCTGGTGGACGAAAAACCTGGCCGAATGGTCCGGGGTCATCGGATGGAGCTTCGCCGGCCTGATGGTCGCGGGCGTCATCTATGGAATCTGGCAGTATCGCAGACAAACCTATGACGCTTCCGGGAAGCGTACTATGCCTCAAGAAGCACAAGCCTAA
- a CDS encoding menaquinone biosynthetic enzyme MqnA/MqnD family protein: protein MNTSSSARLRLAAIDFLNPAPLMWDFEHEPEKSRLAERYDIRYSTPSRCAEDLFTGQADIGLVPAAAYAIDPTMLIIPGCTIAAKGNIRSILLVTRESGPGAAQTVAMDTSSLTSAAYTEILFRKYWNPQARFIPVEPQLDKMLRIADAALLIGDPALIALEDSQARADRTGEELLYIDLAREWQQKTGVPWVSAFWTMRADALKGTSLSREELVADFVHSRNHGLTHIDDLVEEWASRIALSKSIIRAYLTENIHYVLDQACKDGLRTFFRYAHEYSVLPEEPELNFM, encoded by the coding sequence GTGAACACTTCATCTTCCGCTCGCCTGCGCCTTGCTGCCATCGACTTCCTCAATCCTGCTCCCTTGATGTGGGACTTTGAACATGAGCCGGAGAAATCCCGTCTGGCCGAACGGTATGACATCCGCTACTCAACCCCCTCGCGCTGCGCGGAGGATCTTTTCACCGGTCAGGCGGACATTGGCCTGGTTCCTGCAGCGGCGTATGCCATCGATCCCACGATGTTGATCATTCCTGGCTGCACGATTGCCGCCAAAGGAAACATTCGCTCCATTCTGCTAGTCACTCGCGAATCTGGCCCCGGAGCCGCCCAGACGGTAGCAATGGATACGTCTTCGCTCACGTCCGCGGCCTACACGGAGATTCTCTTCCGCAAATATTGGAATCCTCAAGCCAGGTTCATTCCCGTTGAACCGCAACTCGACAAGATGCTGCGGATCGCGGATGCCGCCCTGCTGATCGGGGATCCTGCGTTGATCGCGCTTGAAGACAGCCAGGCAAGAGCCGACCGTACCGGCGAAGAGCTGCTCTATATCGACCTTGCTCGTGAATGGCAGCAGAAGACCGGTGTGCCATGGGTTTCCGCCTTCTGGACGATGCGAGCGGATGCCCTCAAAGGGACTTCGTTGTCCCGGGAAGAGCTGGTCGCCGATTTCGTACACTCCCGCAACCATGGCCTCACCCACATCGACGATCTGGTCGAGGAGTGGGCCAGCCGTATCGCTTTGTCGAAGTCAATTATTCGAGCCTACTTAACCGAGAATATTCACTACGTGCTCGACCAGGCCTGCAAGGACGGACTGCGCACGTTTTTCCGTTATGCTCATGAATATTCCGTGCTACCAGAAGAACCTGAATTAAACTTTATGTGA
- the dnaG gene encoding DNA primase, with product MTPQIFESEQGSTKAEWTDPEDLHWLQTHPMANDFAQTVKQQADIVKIIGDYVRLKKSGAQNFQGLCPFHSEKSPSFSVHATRQFYHCFGCGQSGDVFSFLQKIENLSFPEAVRAVAQKCGIPLPKRDFNSPEEAQESRQRGKLLDLHEAATVWFQEQLRSPEGAGAREYLTGRGVTPEAIAKFRIGFAPDSYTALRDRLASGVDAESLRASGLFSWKEQEDGSPGPLYSRFRKRITFPIMNESGRVIAFTARALDSATAGNEKAGPKYLNSPETPLYSKGQVLFNLDKARAAIRQLNFALLVEGQMDCISVYMTGVQNVLATSGTAFTEYQVNLLKRHCTQVAVNFDPDTAGANAAEKSIALLTEEGFTVKVITLEDGLDPDRYVRERGAAAYHTAARTAQALPDYLIERARQLFPSRSPEAKVKALNYLLPHIRRMPNLLARDEFAANAAQKLSIDSAVLREELRQAAAKRRDAISSNSVGFNECERVLIRAFAALPDDPAYMAAAAALDREPHIFEELSVASLLEALRNRGSGDPVEALTEGRDRQMVAQVLFAESEPVTLDQVTAALQPLHHHYLSRRQRGLRASLAEAERKGDWAQVAALSNEKIQLDRQLREIGH from the coding sequence TTGACACCTCAAATTTTCGAGAGTGAGCAAGGCTCCACTAAGGCTGAGTGGACGGACCCGGAAGATTTACACTGGCTCCAGACCCATCCCATGGCCAACGACTTCGCCCAGACCGTGAAACAGCAGGCAGACATCGTCAAGATCATCGGCGATTATGTGCGGCTGAAGAAGTCTGGAGCTCAGAACTTTCAAGGGCTCTGTCCGTTTCACAGCGAGAAATCTCCTTCGTTCTCGGTCCACGCCACACGGCAGTTCTACCACTGCTTTGGTTGCGGGCAGTCTGGCGATGTGTTCAGCTTCCTGCAAAAGATTGAGAACCTGAGTTTTCCGGAAGCAGTCCGAGCAGTCGCTCAGAAATGCGGCATTCCGCTGCCGAAGCGGGACTTCAACTCACCCGAGGAAGCGCAGGAGAGCCGGCAGCGCGGCAAGCTTCTGGATCTGCATGAGGCTGCGACCGTGTGGTTTCAGGAGCAGCTCCGTTCGCCGGAAGGCGCGGGCGCCCGCGAATACCTCACCGGCCGCGGCGTCACTCCTGAAGCGATCGCCAAGTTCCGCATCGGCTTTGCGCCCGACTCCTATACCGCGCTCCGTGACCGGCTTGCCTCGGGAGTGGACGCAGAGAGCCTGCGCGCCTCCGGTCTCTTTTCCTGGAAGGAGCAGGAAGACGGATCGCCGGGGCCGCTTTATTCGCGTTTTCGGAAGAGAATCACTTTTCCGATCATGAATGAGTCTGGGAGGGTGATCGCTTTTACGGCACGTGCTTTGGATTCGGCGACGGCTGGCAATGAAAAGGCTGGGCCAAAATACCTGAATTCGCCCGAGACGCCGCTTTATTCGAAGGGCCAGGTGCTCTTCAATCTGGATAAGGCACGGGCCGCAATCCGCCAACTGAACTTTGCCTTGCTCGTCGAGGGCCAGATGGATTGTATTTCGGTGTACATGACGGGTGTGCAGAACGTGCTCGCGACCAGCGGCACTGCCTTTACCGAATACCAGGTGAATCTTCTGAAACGACACTGCACTCAGGTGGCGGTGAATTTCGATCCCGATACAGCGGGCGCGAATGCTGCCGAGAAATCCATTGCGCTGCTTACTGAAGAGGGTTTTACCGTCAAGGTCATCACTCTCGAGGACGGGCTCGACCCGGACAGGTACGTCCGTGAGCGCGGAGCGGCCGCCTACCACACCGCGGCCCGGACCGCGCAGGCCTTACCCGATTACCTCATCGAACGAGCGCGGCAGCTCTTTCCCTCACGAAGTCCTGAGGCAAAGGTCAAGGCGCTGAACTATCTGTTGCCGCATATTCGCAGGATGCCCAACCTGCTTGCCCGGGATGAGTTCGCCGCCAACGCGGCCCAAAAGCTCTCCATTGATTCGGCAGTCTTGCGCGAGGAGTTACGACAAGCAGCGGCGAAACGGCGGGATGCAATCTCTTCAAACAGCGTGGGCTTCAATGAATGCGAGCGGGTCTTGATCCGGGCCTTTGCCGCATTGCCGGATGATCCTGCATACATGGCTGCCGCGGCGGCACTTGACCGCGAGCCACACATCTTCGAAGAACTATCAGTCGCTTCACTGCTCGAGGCACTTCGAAACCGCGGGAGCGGCGATCCAGTAGAGGCGCTGACCGAAGGGCGAGATCGCCAGATGGTGGCGCAAGTCCTCTTCGCTGAATCGGAACCGGTCACCCTCGATCAGGTGACGGCTGCGCTGCAGCCGCTGCACCACCACTACCTGAGCCGCCGTCAGCGGGGGCTGCGCGCCTCCTTAGCTGAGGCTGAACGGAAGGGTGACTGGGCCCAGGTCGCGGCTCTCTCCAACGAAAAAATTCAGCTGGACCGCCAGCTGAGGGAAATAGGTCACTGA